In Fluviicola taffensis DSM 16823, the following are encoded in one genomic region:
- the porU gene encoding type IX secretion system sortase PorU gives MKNDKTLASYIFNIIYTTILCVVLTHYSVAQDVSVQIEWLESKQMTINNTSIQVPFVVGEDFENQLPIHSFQQKVKSGQFQVEIFDVQFVNVEAYEANYLNFIKQQLPKTAQIEAKVSKARDVSYLKSKCVPYIQTAAGFQKIVSYKLRMMPTGGSVSTNYLEKSYVANSVLNSGQWFKISVPSDGVYKLDKDFFKKMGLDVDSLDPTSINLYGNAEGRLSELNSDPYKDDLMKNAIQFVGNADSAFDTDEYFLFFGAGPNTWKRGVGAAYQRDQHIYSAVSHYFIHIDFADVPLRIQNLSESPAPSNQTVDSYTYYDIHENESVNIVRGGQRWYGELFDANLTQSFKFTIPNVIQSVPLQVEYAVASNGSNLNYMIVNYNGNQVENKQLNSVGEDYIRTGSSFSVNPTSSAIDLVYTFNRSNPSVKAYLDFIKVIGRRLLSVTGDAMLFRDVNSVGLGNVSLFNVSGMSSNHQVWDVTSRTTPRLVLGTLTGSLFSFKQSTDTLREFLAFSQTSLGVPTFVKEVENQNLHALGEYEYIIISPKQFIGQAARLGSLHQNNGLTTAVVDIEQVYNEFSSGNQDATAIRRFVKMFYDRANGDVTKQPKYLCLFGDATYDPKNRVAGNNYMIPTYEFLNSENHIAALVSDDYFGLLNDNESISGLDLMDIGVGRLLVSTANHAQTQVDKIEHYMRNGINSPLTSNDPNSCCIGEAATMFGDWRQVYTLITDDEQLGDFITKDAEPAFIQVQSSANEMNCEKIYSDAYKQVATTGGHRYPDAFNAITDRVERGSLITNYIGHGGEVGAASERIITIPQVNAWNNLNRMGLFVTATCEFTKFDDPSRESIGELISLNPKGGSISLMTTTRSVYVSINTQVVASLFTHVIERDVNFDPLPFGEIMRRTKNSSGSSDNRRCFNLIGDPALKISLPKWRVVTDSINHISITSGADTVKALTKMHVVGHLEDYSGNKLTAFNGVLSPTIFDKPKKVKTLANDPILPGQDGSPVIEFTTQKSALYKGKATVQNGDFKFEFIVPKDIDFNYGRGKISYYADNKVVDADGWDTTFILGGINPNPPVDNTGPELKIYLNDDSFVDGSIASSNPLLVIEAYDEFGINTAGNGIGHDITAVLDGNTGSPIVLNEYYKSNLDSYQNGKVEYTLRNLSIGTHTLDVKLWDVNNNSNTTRLEFVVTEDKDVQLDHVLNYPNPFTTNTMFMFEHNQSCASLETQIQIFTVSGRLVKTINQFVPTNGFRVEGITWDGKDDFGDQLAKGVYVYRLKVTMPDGKKAQKMEKLVLLK, from the coding sequence ATGAAAAACGATAAAACACTGGCAAGTTACATTTTTAACATTATTTACACGACTATTTTATGTGTTGTTTTGACTCATTATTCTGTAGCTCAGGATGTTTCTGTTCAAATTGAGTGGTTAGAGTCTAAACAAATGACGATTAATAACACTTCTATTCAAGTTCCTTTTGTTGTTGGAGAAGATTTTGAAAATCAATTGCCTATTCATTCTTTTCAGCAAAAAGTTAAATCTGGTCAGTTTCAGGTTGAAATTTTTGATGTTCAGTTTGTAAATGTTGAGGCCTATGAAGCCAATTATTTGAATTTTATAAAGCAACAATTACCAAAAACTGCCCAAATTGAGGCGAAAGTTTCAAAAGCGAGAGATGTGTCCTATTTGAAATCGAAATGTGTTCCTTACATTCAAACAGCTGCAGGATTTCAAAAAATTGTTTCATATAAATTGCGGATGATGCCAACTGGAGGTAGTGTTTCTACAAACTATCTTGAAAAAAGTTATGTAGCAAACTCGGTCTTGAATTCTGGTCAATGGTTCAAAATTTCAGTTCCGAGTGATGGTGTTTATAAACTAGATAAAGATTTCTTCAAGAAAATGGGGCTTGATGTAGATAGTTTAGATCCTACTTCGATTAATTTATATGGAAACGCAGAAGGAAGATTGTCTGAATTGAATAGTGATCCTTATAAGGATGATTTGATGAAGAATGCTATTCAATTTGTTGGTAATGCTGATTCAGCGTTCGATACTGATGAGTATTTTTTGTTTTTTGGGGCTGGTCCCAATACATGGAAGCGTGGAGTTGGAGCTGCTTATCAGAGAGATCAACATATATATAGTGCTGTAAGTCATTATTTTATTCACATTGATTTTGCCGATGTACCATTGCGAATTCAAAATCTATCCGAATCACCAGCACCTTCAAATCAAACGGTTGATTCCTATACATACTATGATATTCACGAAAATGAATCTGTGAATATAGTGAGAGGTGGACAAAGATGGTATGGAGAATTGTTTGATGCTAACTTGACCCAATCTTTTAAGTTCACGATTCCAAATGTTATTCAAAGTGTTCCGCTACAGGTTGAGTATGCTGTTGCTTCCAATGGATCCAACTTAAATTATATGATTGTCAATTATAATGGGAATCAAGTTGAGAACAAACAATTGAATTCTGTAGGAGAAGATTATATTCGAACAGGGAGTAGTTTCTCTGTTAATCCAACTTCTTCGGCAATTGATTTAGTATACACATTCAATAGATCAAATCCATCTGTTAAGGCGTATTTGGATTTTATTAAAGTAATCGGAAGACGATTATTGAGTGTTACTGGCGATGCAATGCTTTTTAGAGATGTAAACTCGGTAGGTTTAGGAAATGTGAGTTTGTTCAATGTTAGCGGTATGTCATCCAATCACCAAGTTTGGGATGTTACTTCTAGAACAACTCCAAGACTTGTTTTAGGAACTTTGACAGGAAGTTTGTTTTCTTTCAAGCAAAGTACAGATACATTAAGAGAATTTTTAGCGTTCAGTCAAACTAGTTTGGGAGTTCCCACTTTTGTGAAGGAGGTTGAAAACCAAAATTTACATGCCTTAGGTGAATATGAATACATCATTATTAGTCCAAAACAATTCATTGGACAGGCTGCGAGATTGGGTTCCTTGCATCAGAATAACGGTTTGACTACTGCTGTTGTTGATATTGAACAAGTGTACAACGAGTTTTCTTCAGGGAATCAAGATGCAACTGCAATCAGGCGATTTGTAAAGATGTTTTATGATCGTGCAAATGGTGATGTAACCAAGCAACCAAAATATTTGTGCTTATTTGGTGATGCAACTTATGACCCGAAAAATCGTGTTGCTGGAAACAATTACATGATTCCTACTTATGAGTTTTTGAATTCTGAAAATCACATTGCAGCCTTGGTTTCGGATGATTATTTTGGATTATTAAACGATAATGAATCAATAAGCGGATTGGATTTGATGGATATTGGTGTAGGGAGACTTTTGGTTTCAACTGCCAATCATGCCCAAACGCAAGTAGATAAAATTGAGCATTATATGAGAAATGGAATTAATTCGCCATTAACGTCTAATGATCCGAATAGTTGTTGTATTGGTGAGGCGGCGACTATGTTTGGAGATTGGAGGCAGGTTTATACCTTGATTACGGATGATGAACAATTGGGGGATTTTATCACAAAAGATGCTGAGCCAGCATTCATCCAAGTTCAATCTTCGGCAAATGAAATGAATTGCGAAAAAATATATTCAGATGCCTACAAACAGGTTGCTACTACTGGCGGGCATCGTTATCCAGATGCTTTTAATGCGATTACAGATAGAGTGGAAAGAGGTAGTTTAATCACCAACTATATAGGTCATGGTGGAGAAGTTGGTGCTGCTTCGGAACGAATCATTACTATTCCACAAGTGAACGCATGGAACAATCTAAACAGAATGGGATTATTTGTTACAGCTACTTGTGAGTTTACCAAGTTTGATGATCCATCCAGAGAATCCATTGGTGAGTTAATCTCCCTGAATCCGAAAGGAGGTTCTATATCTTTGATGACAACTACACGATCTGTTTATGTTTCAATTAATACTCAGGTCGTAGCAAGCTTGTTTACACATGTGATTGAAAGAGATGTCAATTTTGACCCCTTACCTTTTGGCGAAATAATGAGAAGAACTAAAAACTCTTCGGGTTCATCTGACAATAGAAGGTGTTTTAATTTAATTGGTGATCCTGCCTTGAAAATCAGCTTGCCTAAGTGGAGGGTTGTGACGGATTCAATTAATCACATTTCAATTACTTCTGGAGCTGATACAGTGAAGGCACTTACTAAAATGCATGTAGTTGGACATCTGGAAGATTACAGCGGGAATAAATTAACAGCTTTTAACGGCGTATTGTCTCCAACTATTTTTGATAAACCAAAGAAAGTTAAAACCTTAGCAAATGATCCGATTTTACCTGGGCAAGATGGTTCTCCAGTAATTGAGTTTACCACTCAGAAAAGTGCTCTCTATAAAGGAAAGGCAACGGTACAAAACGGTGATTTTAAGTTTGAATTTATTGTGCCAAAAGATATTGATTTCAATTACGGCAGAGGGAAAATTAGTTATTATGCCGATAATAAGGTGGTAGATGCTGATGGCTGGGATACTACGTTTATACTTGGAGGTATAAATCCGAATCCTCCAGTTGATAACACGGGACCTGAATTGAAAATTTATTTAAACGACGATTCTTTTGTTGATGGAAGTATCGCTAGTTCAAATCCTTTATTAGTCATAGAGGCTTATGATGAATTTGGAATAAATACTGCAGGGAATGGAATTGGTCATGATATAACTGCAGTTTTGGATGGAAATACGGGAAGCCCAATCGTTTTGAATGAATATTATAAATCCAATTTAGACAGCTATCAAAATGGAAAAGTGGAGTATACGCTTCGGAATTTGAGTATAGGAACCCATACGTTAGATGTGAAATTATGGGATGTGAACAACAATTCAAATACGACAAGATTGGAGTTTGTAGTGACGGAAGATAAAGATGTTCAGTTAGATCACGTATTGAATTATCCAAATCCATTTACAACGAATACCATGTTTATGTTCGAGCACAATCAATCCTGCGCATCTTTAGAAACTCAAATACAAATTTTCACCGTTTCTGGTCGATTAGTAAAAACGATTAATCAATTTGTACCCACAAATGGTTTCCGAGTGGAGGGAATTACTTGGGATGGAAAAGATGATTTTGGGGATCAATTAGCGAAAGGGGTTTATGTATATCGATTAAAAGTTACGATGCCTGACGGGAAAAAGGCCCAAAAGATGGAAAAATTAGTCCTTTTGAAATAG
- the porV gene encoding type IX secretion system outer membrane channel protein PorV, with protein MSSYKILILSIFVSSVSFSQGGGQGVTQNDIQLNTITTALPFLGINPDSRSGAMGDAGTALSPNSSSILWNTAMLNFSESKSEIGISYTPWLRQLTSDMHLSYLSGYARIKDRHVVGGALRYFSLGEITFTDNAGGYIREFKPNEFELTLAYAFKLAEKHSVGINGKFAYSNLTGGLVTGGAPTKAAIAGIADISYAFRTEDINWFKVNGIYSFGLTINNVGNKVAYSENARRDFLPTSLKIGNAYTAKIDKYNKLTVSVDVSKLLVPTPAIRDNLTGKLISGKDNNVGVVVGMVQSFYDAPGRIIKNDNGDPVLNEDGTAQVKKGSKFGEEMREIMIGSGLEYWYNDIFALRGGYFYENISKGGRQFFTVGVGFKYNIFAFDFSYLASLKRNNPLANTMRFTLRFTLGEKSNDSKETPE; from the coding sequence ATGTCTTCTTATAAAATACTGATTTTATCCATTTTTGTTAGTTCTGTATCATTTTCTCAAGGTGGTGGTCAGGGCGTTACTCAAAATGACATTCAATTAAACACAATCACCACAGCTTTACCGTTCTTAGGGATTAATCCAGATTCACGTTCTGGAGCAATGGGGGATGCGGGAACAGCTTTAAGTCCAAATTCATCGTCCATCCTTTGGAATACGGCAATGCTTAATTTTTCTGAATCTAAATCAGAAATAGGTATTAGCTACACTCCTTGGTTGAGACAATTGACTAGTGATATGCACCTTTCTTATCTTTCTGGGTATGCCCGAATTAAAGATCGTCATGTTGTTGGGGGGGCTTTGCGCTATTTCAGCTTAGGTGAAATTACATTTACAGATAATGCTGGAGGTTACATCCGTGAATTTAAACCAAATGAGTTTGAATTGACTTTAGCTTATGCTTTTAAGTTAGCTGAAAAACACAGTGTGGGTATTAATGGGAAGTTTGCTTATTCAAATTTGACAGGTGGTTTGGTAACAGGAGGAGCTCCAACTAAAGCCGCGATTGCTGGGATTGCTGATATTTCTTACGCGTTTAGAACGGAGGATATTAATTGGTTTAAGGTGAATGGAATTTATTCCTTTGGTTTAACAATTAATAATGTTGGAAATAAAGTTGCGTACTCAGAAAATGCACGTAGAGACTTTTTACCAACATCGTTAAAAATTGGGAATGCGTATACTGCTAAGATTGATAAATACAACAAATTAACAGTCAGTGTTGATGTGTCTAAATTATTGGTGCCCACTCCTGCAATTAGAGATAATCTAACAGGCAAACTCATTTCAGGAAAAGACAATAATGTAGGTGTTGTTGTTGGAATGGTTCAATCTTTTTATGATGCGCCGGGTCGAATTATTAAGAATGATAACGGAGATCCGGTATTGAATGAAGACGGAACTGCTCAAGTAAAAAAAGGATCTAAGTTTGGTGAAGAAATGCGTGAAATTATGATTGGTTCAGGATTGGAGTATTGGTACAATGATATTTTTGCGCTTCGTGGAGGTTATTTTTACGAGAACATTTCTAAAGGAGGCCGCCAATTTTTTACTGTTGGAGTTGGATTTAAATACAATATATTTGCATTTGACTTTTCATACTTAGCATCGCTTAAAAGAAATAATCCTTTAGCAAATACCATGCGTTTTACACTTCGCTTTACTTTAGGAGAAAAATCAAACGATTCAAAGGAGACTCCTGAATAG
- the ispF gene encoding 2-C-methyl-D-erythritol 2,4-cyclodiphosphate synthase: MDIRIGFGVDVHRLEEGREFWLGGLKLPSSFGAVGHSDADVLIHAICDALLGALNLRDIGFHFSDTDPQYKGIDSKILLKNVMTLIKEKQFGVVNIDATVILEKPKVNPYIPEIQTILAEILEVEVDRVSIKATTHEKVDSFGAGEAVKAYAVCLVSK; encoded by the coding sequence ATGGATATCCGAATTGGTTTTGGAGTTGATGTTCATCGCTTAGAAGAAGGTCGCGAATTTTGGTTGGGAGGTTTAAAACTCCCTTCTTCATTTGGGGCTGTCGGCCATTCAGATGCAGATGTATTGATTCATGCCATTTGTGACGCTTTGCTTGGAGCTTTGAACTTGCGAGATATCGGATTTCATTTTTCAGATACCGATCCACAATACAAAGGAATCGATTCCAAAATCCTTTTGAAGAATGTAATGACTCTAATCAAGGAAAAACAGTTTGGGGTTGTGAATATTGATGCAACAGTTATTCTAGAAAAGCCGAAAGTCAATCCGTATATACCCGAAATTCAAACGATTCTAGCTGAAATTTTAGAAGTAGAAGTAGATCGAGTCTCTATCAAAGCAACCACCCACGAAAAAGTAGATTCCTTTGGAGCGGGAGAGGCTGTGAAAGCTTATGCTGTTTGTTTGGTGTCTAAATAG
- a CDS encoding GNAT family N-acetyltransferase, whose protein sequence is MNQNQVNIRKYEAADHNACMDAFKTNVPKYFTLEEVNEYEQFLAKLDNPEVLDNPLYYVMELENKFIGCGGIGEKEGIDGIPSITFVWGMVHNESHKKGFGEQLLQFRLGEIKLHFPTKKVILDTTQFSYTFFAKYGFKTLKITENGYGEGMHRYDMVLDESSKS, encoded by the coding sequence ATGAATCAAAACCAAGTAAATATCCGGAAATACGAAGCTGCTGACCATAATGCGTGCATGGATGCTTTCAAGACGAATGTTCCTAAGTATTTCACATTGGAGGAAGTGAATGAATACGAGCAGTTTTTAGCGAAATTAGATAATCCTGAAGTTTTAGACAATCCGCTTTATTACGTCATGGAATTGGAAAACAAGTTTATCGGTTGTGGAGGAATTGGTGAAAAAGAAGGAATTGATGGAATCCCTTCAATTACTTTTGTTTGGGGAATGGTTCACAATGAATCCCACAAGAAAGGATTTGGCGAACAACTTTTACAATTTCGTCTCGGTGAAATTAAACTGCATTTCCCAACTAAAAAAGTCATTTTAGACACAACGCAATTTTCATACACATTCTTTGCTAAGTATGGATTTAAGACGTTGAAAATAACGGAGAATGGTTATGGTGAAGGAATGCATCGGTATGATATGGTTTTGGATGAAAGTTCAAAAAGTTAA